One genomic segment of Hevea brasiliensis isolate MT/VB/25A 57/8 chromosome 3, ASM3005281v1, whole genome shotgun sequence includes these proteins:
- the LOC131178715 gene encoding uncharacterized protein LOC131178715 isoform X3, whose protein sequence is MAGSTGGTGSSSPSPAPPAPKILLAKPGLVTPGPVVGKFGRGGAEDETLPHRSRLPAIQSLNILSDSWEFHIDRFLPFLTENIDFTVIGVIGPPGVGKSTIMNELYGFDAGSPGMLPPFSRQSEDNRAMARHCSEGIEPRISAERLILLDTQATGELIVVANLLFFFAGPLIVFNMFVPLS, encoded by the exons ATGGCAGGTTCCACTGGCGGCACCGGTTCTTCCAGTCCCTCACCGGCCCCTCCGGCTCCTAAAATTCTATTGGCTAAGCCTGGACTGGTTACCCCTGGACCGGTGGTAGGCAAATTTGGACGCGGCGGTGCCGAAGACGAAACGTTGCCACATCGGTCTCGTCTGCCTGCAATTCAGTCTCTCAATATCCTCTCTGATTCCTGGGAATTCCACATCGATCGCTTTCTCCCT TTTCTGACTGAGAATATAGATTTCACTGTGATTGGGGTAATTGGACCACCTGGGGTTGGCAAGTCCACCATCATGAATGAGCTATATGGTTTTGATGCGGGTTCACCCG GAATGTTGCCACCATTTAGTAGACAGTCAGAAGATAACAGAGCAATGGCAAGACATTGTAGCGAAGGCATTGAACCAAGGATATCTGCTGAGCGACTTATACTTCTAGATACCCAG gctacaggagaattAATTGtcgtggctaacctgctcttcttcttcgcaggtccattgataGTATTTAATATGTTTGTACCATTGAGTTAA
- the LOC131178715 gene encoding uncharacterized protein LOC131178715 isoform X1 has product MAGSTGGTGSSSPSPAPPAPKILLAKPGLVTPGPVVGKFGRGGAEDETLPHRSRLPAIQSLNILSDSWEFHIDRFLPFLTENIDFTVIGVIGPPGVGKSTIMNELYGFDAGSPGMLPPFSRQSEDNRAMARHCSEGIEPRISAERLILLDTQELPFGWKFVEGTDGLNMQKRIGIILLKCCQNSMFGFIS; this is encoded by the exons ATGGCAGGTTCCACTGGCGGCACCGGTTCTTCCAGTCCCTCACCGGCCCCTCCGGCTCCTAAAATTCTATTGGCTAAGCCTGGACTGGTTACCCCTGGACCGGTGGTAGGCAAATTTGGACGCGGCGGTGCCGAAGACGAAACGTTGCCACATCGGTCTCGTCTGCCTGCAATTCAGTCTCTCAATATCCTCTCTGATTCCTGGGAATTCCACATCGATCGCTTTCTCCCT TTTCTGACTGAGAATATAGATTTCACTGTGATTGGGGTAATTGGACCACCTGGGGTTGGCAAGTCCACCATCATGAATGAGCTATATGGTTTTGATGCGGGTTCACCCG GAATGTTGCCACCATTTAGTAGACAGTCAGAAGATAACAGAGCAATGGCAAGACATTGTAGCGAAGGCATTGAACCAAGGATATCTGCTGAGCGACTTATACTTCTAGATACCCAG GAATTGCCTTTTGGATGGAAATTTGTT GAAGGCACGGATGGGTTGAATATGCAGAAAAGGATTGGTATAATTCTTCTCAAGTGCTGCCAGAATAGCATGTTTGGCTTTATTTCATAA
- the LOC131178715 gene encoding uncharacterized protein LOC131178715 isoform X2, whose amino-acid sequence MAGSTGGTGSSSPSPAPPAPKILLAKPGLVTPGPVVGKFGRGGAEDETLPHRSRLPAIQSLNILSDSWEFHIDRFLPFLTENIDFTVIGVIGPPGVGKSTIMNELYGFDAGSPGMLPPFSRQSEDNRAMARHCSEGIEPRISAERLILLDTQEGTDGLNMQKRIGIILLKCCQNSMFGFIS is encoded by the exons ATGGCAGGTTCCACTGGCGGCACCGGTTCTTCCAGTCCCTCACCGGCCCCTCCGGCTCCTAAAATTCTATTGGCTAAGCCTGGACTGGTTACCCCTGGACCGGTGGTAGGCAAATTTGGACGCGGCGGTGCCGAAGACGAAACGTTGCCACATCGGTCTCGTCTGCCTGCAATTCAGTCTCTCAATATCCTCTCTGATTCCTGGGAATTCCACATCGATCGCTTTCTCCCT TTTCTGACTGAGAATATAGATTTCACTGTGATTGGGGTAATTGGACCACCTGGGGTTGGCAAGTCCACCATCATGAATGAGCTATATGGTTTTGATGCGGGTTCACCCG GAATGTTGCCACCATTTAGTAGACAGTCAGAAGATAACAGAGCAATGGCAAGACATTGTAGCGAAGGCATTGAACCAAGGATATCTGCTGAGCGACTTATACTTCTAGATACCCAG GAAGGCACGGATGGGTTGAATATGCAGAAAAGGATTGGTATAATTCTTCTCAAGTGCTGCCAGAATAGCATGTTTGGCTTTATTTCATAA
- the LOC131178715 gene encoding uncharacterized protein LOC131178715 isoform X4, which yields MAGSTGGTGSSSPSPAPPAPKILLAKPGLVTPGPVVGKFGRGGAEDETLPHRSRLPAIQSLNILSDSWEFHIDRFLPFLTENIDFTVIGVIGPPGVGKSTIMNELYGFDAGSPGMLPPFSRQSEDNRAMARHCSEGIEPRISAERLILLDTQANQNSQHRGNACGGGKIWQ from the exons ATGGCAGGTTCCACTGGCGGCACCGGTTCTTCCAGTCCCTCACCGGCCCCTCCGGCTCCTAAAATTCTATTGGCTAAGCCTGGACTGGTTACCCCTGGACCGGTGGTAGGCAAATTTGGACGCGGCGGTGCCGAAGACGAAACGTTGCCACATCGGTCTCGTCTGCCTGCAATTCAGTCTCTCAATATCCTCTCTGATTCCTGGGAATTCCACATCGATCGCTTTCTCCCT TTTCTGACTGAGAATATAGATTTCACTGTGATTGGGGTAATTGGACCACCTGGGGTTGGCAAGTCCACCATCATGAATGAGCTATATGGTTTTGATGCGGGTTCACCCG GAATGTTGCCACCATTTAGTAGACAGTCAGAAGATAACAGAGCAATGGCAAGACATTGTAGCGAAGGCATTGAACCAAGGATATCTGCTGAGCGACTTATACTTCTAGATACCCAG GCAAACCAAAATTCACAACATAGGGGCAACGCTTGTGGGGGTGGAAAAATTTGGCAATAA
- the LOC131178713 gene encoding uncharacterized protein LOC131178713 gives MLKENWNCEFPFKRMYNLESLVVDECAFFSNAISSNLLKHARNTLKELAVESCDSVEEVFDLEGLNADGGHLGLTRNLSELRLIDLPRLRHVWNKDPQGFLSFKNLKLLQVHNCSNLANIFTLSMALGLVNLQHMEVKRCRMVEHIIRKEADYEIGRDRTIFPSLHSISIECLPNLSCFYSARDVLKCPSLKKIDVVDCPKMELLASAFRYEQDSSVIVEGSEESVYKGDVDISMAAFFGGKVAIPSLEELKVEWKTMKNMWPEKFQSMFLSGLKGIELTCYPGGCALLPTDFFQILINLEKLVLRDASLEEKTFHEANIGEQVHPESCKVPMLKHLMEKDSQQVPASQYLETETMDCGRLKILLPFTVSFENLTTLEVSNCQGLINLMTSITSRSLVQLRRMKVEKCEMMQEIVASETDDEEEEICFSQLQYLELHDLPRLTSFCSGNPAFNFPSLEEVIIRACPNMKIFAKEVLSTPKLWRVQTGKHKYEWEWEGSINNTIEALFTHTEEVLDMEDEDQQRHANVLDMAGWDSCIYALALERVPASSRIPCGNPVVVNQVRCSFYSCIQT, from the exons ATGTTGAAAGAAAATTGGAATTGCGAATTTCCATTCAAGCGCATGTACAATTTAGAAAGTTTGGTGGTGGATGAGTGTGCATTTTTCTCAAATGCCATATCATCAAATCTACTGAAGCACGCGAGGAACACTTTGAAAGAGCTGGCTGTTGAGAGTTGTGATTCAGTAGAAGAAGTGTTTGATCTGGAAGGGCTAAATGCCGATGGAGGTCATCTTGGGCTAACAAGAAATTTAAGTGAATTGCGGTTAATTGATTTGCCTAGGTTGAGGCACGTGTGGAACAAGGATCCTCAAGGATTTTTGAGCTTTAAAAACCTAAAATTGCTGCAAGTTCATAATTGCAGCAACTTGGCTAATATATTTACTCTGTCCATGGCTTTGGGTCTTGTAAATCTCCAACATATGGAAGTAAAAAGATGTAGAATGGTGGAACATATCATCAGGAAAGAAGCAGACTATGAAATAGGAAGGGACAGGACCATATTTCCATCATTGCACTCCATTAGTATCGAGTGTTTGCCCAACTTGTCATGTTTTTATTCTGCAAGAGATGTTCTGAAATGCCCATCCTTGAAAAAAATTGATGTGGTTGACTGTCCAAAGATGGAATTATTAGCTTCAGCATTTCGCTATGAACAAGATTCAAGCGTGATTGTTGAGGGAAGTGAAGAATCTGTTTACAAGGGAGATGTTGATATTTCCATGGCTGCTTTTTTTGGTGGCAag GTTGCAATCCCAAGCTTAGAAGAATTGAAAGTGGAATGGAAAACTATGAAGAATATGtggccagaaaaatttcaatccatgTTCTTGTCTGGACTGAAAGGCATTGAGCTGACATGTTATCCTGGTGGATGTGCACTTTTGCCAACTgatttctttcaaattttaatcAATCTGGAGAAACTTGTTTTGAGAGATGCTTCTCTTGAAGAAAAAACATTTCATGAAGCAAACATTGGTGAGCAAGTACATCCCGAATCATGTAAGGTGCCAATGCTCAAGCATCTGATGGAGAAAGACTCCCAGCAAGTCCCAGCTTCTCAATATCTGGAGACAGAAACAATGGATTGTGGCAGATTGAAAATTTTACTGCCATTCACGGTTTCTTTCGAAAATTTAACAACTCTGGAGGTATCAAATTGCCAAGGTCTAATAAATCTAATGACTTCAATTACATCTAGAAGTCTTGTGCAACTTAGAAGAATGAAGGTAGAGAAATGTGAAATGATGCAAGAAATTGTAGCGAGTGAAAcagatgatgaagaagaagagatttgcTTCAGTCAACTACAATATTTGGAGCTTCATGATCTACCACGCCTCACAAGCTTTTGCTCTGGTAATCCTGCCTTCAATTTCCCATCCTTGGAGGAAGTGATCATTAGAGCATGTCCCAATATGAAGATTTTTGCTAAAGAAGTTTTAAGCACTCCAAAGCTATGGCGAGTTCAAACCGGAAAACATAAATATGAGTGGGAATGGGAAGGCAGCATCAATAACACCATTGAGGCATTATTTACACATACG GAGGAAGTGTTAGATATGGAAGATGAAGATCAGCAAAGGCATGCCAATGTACTGGACATGGCAGGCTGGGATAGTTGTATTTATGCTCTGGCTCTTGAAAGAGTTCCGGCCTCTTCAAGAATTCCATGTGGAAACCCTGTTGTTGTTAATCAAGTTCGGTGCAGCTTCTATTCCTGTATTCAAACTTAA